A genome region from Phocoena sinus isolate mPhoSin1 chromosome 16, mPhoSin1.pri, whole genome shotgun sequence includes the following:
- the LOC116741161 gene encoding 40S ribosomal protein S27-like, which yields MPLAKDLLHPSPEEKRKHKKKRLMQSPNSYFMDVKCPGCYKITTVFIHAQTVVLCVGCSTTLCQPTGGKARLTEGCSFRWKQHEKPLESR from the coding sequence ATGCCTCTCGCAAAGGATCTCCTTCATCCCTCtccagaagagaagaggaaacacaagAAGAAGCGCCTGATGCAGAGCCCCAATTCCTATTTCATGGATGTGAAATGCCCAGGATGCTATAAAATCACCACCGTCTTTATCCATGCACAAACAGTAGTTTTGTGTGTTGGCTGCTCTACCACCCTCTGCCAGCCTACAGGAGGAAAAGCAAGGCTTACAGAAGGGTGCTCTTTCAGATGGAAGCAGCACGAAAAGCCCCTGGAATCAAGATGA